In the genome of Aspergillus luchuensis IFO 4308 DNA, chromosome 2, nearly complete sequence, one region contains:
- a CDS encoding uncharacterized protein (COG:S;~EggNog:ENOG410PHE4;~InterPro:IPR007900;~PFAM:PF05236;~go_component: GO:0005669 - transcription factor TFIID complex [Evidence IEA];~go_process: GO:0006352 - DNA-templated transcription, initiation [Evidence IEA]) — MAQPQQQHLTQSFSPPGSSPSPGAPSPVNGGVPAPLKRQHLSPLPQSQSPYASPSFGTLQLPQHQPAPMTTPTMNMNGVPQTPAPPPPPPGAMGPPSRPADKATDAAELTDVLASSGIDVREEEAYLTSSYSGPPVQAQQPPRPPQPQIPQQQPQQPVPPAVNTSFTSQASTTGSVPTTPSFEQPSPYKPATTQDSFYREPSTQPPPPFKDPNEPTREDTEAARRAQYTLQDSFLWTKVLEQRLQKRGFELGVRIPAEGLYHPVPGRQQPIEVTGPDGSSIIRSGQTILNQTGAPLLDILSLMSIACEERLRTVVDYSSTLARSRRAHSHGVVPTDWKDVATSANAVNGSVENPSTPLKRPHSAIESQGTKPLSEKYRLLMEKDNSSEEARAAKRTKRSANAILGEGGASRSESVDIPGSGASTPIGERAPSIDKKGMSKKEAKKLMDAKASEAQQHQQSVETARLATNSMLSGRMFGSKKTYSWLNRGAAAGSGFSTPSRVNTATPPASADKPGRSGEPAAVPAKRLGTWREDKDKGAGIQVRDVLFMLELDGRGPRHVQKAYSKDVKEDRAD; from the exons ATGGCGCAgccccagcaacaacacTTGACGCAGTCATTTTCCCCGCCGGGTTCCTCACCTTCACCTGGTGCCCCGTCGCCTGTAAACGGTGGTGTCCCTGCACCTCTCAAGCGCCAACATCTTTCACCTCTCCCTCAGTCCCAGTCTCCTTACGCCTCACCTAGCTTTGGGACGTTACAACTACCGCAACACCAGCCGGCTCCCATGACTACACCGACCATGAATATGAACGGCGTCCCCCAGACTCccgctcctccgcctccacctccaggCGCGATGGGACCCCCTTCTCGACCGGCAGACAAGGCTACCGATGCTGCTGAGCTCACAGATGTGCTAGCATCGTCAGGAATTGATGtgcgggaagaggaggcgtaCCTGACAAGCAGTTACTCTGGTCCTCCGGTGCAGGCTCAACAACCACCTCGCCCTCCACAGCCACAGATTCCGCAgcaacaacctcaacaaccGGTGCCACCTGCTGTGAATACTTCATTCACATCACAAGCGTCTACGACTGGGAGCGTTCCTACGACTCCTAGTTTTGAACAACCCTCCCCATATAAGCCGGCGACTACGCAGGATTCCTTCTACAGGGAGCCGTCgacgcagcctcctccgcccttcAAGGATCCTAACGAGCCGACTCGCGAAGACACTGAGGCAGCTCGGCGCGCACAGTATACTTTACAGGACTCTTTCTTGTGGACTAAGGTTTTGGAGCAGAGGCTGCAGAAACGTGGATTCGAACTCGGAGTCCGTATACCGGCAGAAGGGCTGTATCATCCCGTACCCGGTCGCCAACAGCCTATTGAAGTCACTGGACCAGATGGATCATCGATCATACGTTCCGGGCAGACAATCTTGAACCAGACCGGTGCACCTCTATTGGACATTCTCAGCTTAATGTCTATCGCATGTGAGGAGCGGTTGCGAACGGTGGTCGATTATTCTTCAACACTGGCTCGCAGTCGACGCGCACACTCGCATGGGGTTGTCCCCACTGATTGGAAGGACGTTGCTACATCGGCTAATGCTGTCAATGGGAGTGTGGAAAATCCTAGCACACCACTCAAGC GCCCACATTCAGCAATCGAATCACAGGGTACCAAACCTCTGTCGGAGAAGTATCGCCTGCTTATGGAAAAGGACAATTCCAGCGAAGAGGCCCGTGCTGCGAAACGTACCAAGCGCAGCGCAAATGCCAtccttggagaagggggagcGAGCCGATCAGAATCTGTGGATATCCCTGGCTCCGGCGCCTCCACACCGATCGGAGAGAGAGCCCCTAGCATCGATAAGAAGGGAATGTcgaagaaggaagccaaAAAGCTCATGGATGCCAAGGCCAGCGAggctcaacaacatcagcagTCAGTAGAGACCGCGCGCCTGGCTACTAACAGCATGCTATCTGGTCGCATGTTTGGAAGCAAGAAAACGTACTCGTGGTTAAATCGTGGTGCAGCAGCTGGCAGTGGATTTTCCACGCCGTCCCGGGTCAACACCGCCACGCCGCCTGCAAGCGCGGACAAACCCGGACGTTCCGGTGAGCCAGCCGCCGTGCCTGCAAAACGTCTGGGAACATGGCGAGAAGACAAAGACAAAGGTGCCGGCATCCAGGTCCGGGATGTTCTATTCatgctggagctggatggcAGAGGCCCCCGACACGTACAAAAGGCCTATTCGAAAGATGTGAAGGAGGATCGAGCGGACTAA
- the ysh1 gene encoding cleavage polyadenylation factor subunit YSH1 (BUSCO:EOG09260RRC;~COG:A;~EggNog:ENOG410PIVA;~InterPro:IPR036866,IPR011108,IPR001279,IPR022712, IPR021718;~PFAM:PF11718,PF07521,PF10996,PF16661,PF00753;~TransMembrane:1 (i173-193o)), which yields MATKRKASALNAAVDDEPADPTDELAFYCLGGGNEVGRSCHIIQYKGKTVMLDAGMHPAKEGFSALPFFDEFDLSTVDILLISHFHVDHSSALPYVLSKTNFKGRVFMTHATKAIYKWLIQDNVRVSSTASSSDQRTTLYTEQDHLSTLPLIETIDFNTTHTINSIRITPFPAGHVLGAAMFLISIAGLNILFTGDYSREEDRHLIPAEVPKGVKIDVLITESTFGISSNPPRLEREAALMKAITGVLNRGGRVLMPVFALGRAQELLLILDEYWETHPELQKIPIYYIGNTARRCMVVYQTYIGAMNDNIKRLFRQRMAEAEASGDKSVSAGPWDFRFVRSLRSLERFDDVGGCVMLASPGMLQTGTSRELLERWAPNERNGVVMTGYSVEGTMAKQILNEPEQIPAVMSRATTGLVRRGMAAGNEEEQKVMIPRRCTVDEVSFAAHVDGVENRNFIEEVSAPVVILVHGEKHQMMRLKSKLLSLNAEKTVKVKVYTPGNCEEVRIPFKKDKIAKVVGRLAQITPPSEQDDGQLMSGVLVQNGFNLSLMAPDDLREYAGLTTTAIICKQHITLSSASMDLIKWALEGTFGAIEEVGKPQQEVVKKGQEDESDKANGDKVKEEAADEEIPMGDTQTYLVMGCVLIRYYPRTREVELEWEGNMMNDGVADAVMAVLLTVESSPASVKQSAKHKHHHHHHHHHHHDDDHTHQIPNPHSNVGPEERFRRLLMMLQAQFGSEITAIERPRLPPNSITNGTTDKVDSDDKSTPVKEEEEEEEEEEDDLTELEAAEISRLHALGIPFPGLEIKVDKHIARIWLEDLEVECANPALRDRVRVVVERAVETVASMWAEGPAPATVVAANGESKDQDVSTGLKATAIEAKA from the exons ATGGCCACAAAGCGAAAGGCATCGGCCTTGAATGCCGCGGTGGATGACGAGCCGGCCGATCCAACGGATGAATTGGCTTTCTATTGTCTAGGAGGTGGAAATGAAGTCGGGCGATCATGTCACATAATCCAGTATAAGGGCAAAACAGTGATG CTTGACGCTGGTATGCATCCTGCGAAAGAAGGCTTCTCAGCCCTGCCCTTCTTTGACGAATTTGACCTCAGCACGGTAGATATTCTTTTGATCAGCCA TTTCCATGTTGATCATTCCTCCGCGCTCCCCTATGTGCTCAGCAAGACCAATTTCAAGGGCCGTGTATTCATGACACACGCCACCAAAGCCATCTACAAATGGTTGATCCAGGATAATGTGCGTGTGAGCAGCACGGCCTCGTCTTCGGATCAACGCACCACTTTGTATACCGAGCAGGACCATTTGTCTACGCTTCCCTTAATCGAGACGATCGACTTCAACACAACGCACACCATCAATAGCATTCGCATTACTCCCTTCCCTGCTGGCCACGTCCTTGGTGCGGCAATGTTCCTGATTTCGATCGCCGGCCTCAACATTCTCTTTACCGGTGACTACTCTCGTGAAGAAGACAGACATCTGATTCCAGCCGAAGTTCCCAAAGGTGTGAAAATCGACGTGCTTATCACGGAGTCGACGTTCGGCATTTCGTCCAATCCCCCCCGCCTGGAACGTGAAGCCGCCCTTATGAAAGCCATTACCGGAGTCCTGAATCGCGGAGGCAGGGTCTTAATGCCGGTGTTTGCCCTGGGTCGCGCCCAGGAATTGTTGCTCATTCTGGATGAATATTGGGAGACACATCCCGAACTTCAGAAGATACCTATCTACTATATCGGAAATACGGCTCGCAGATGTATGGTTGTGTATCAAACATATATAGGTGCAATGAACGATAACATCAAGCGACTCTTCCGTCAGCGTATGGCGGAAGCGGAAGCTAGTGGTGACAAGAGTGTCAGTGCAGGGCCCTGGGACTTCAGATTCGTCAGAAGTTTGCGCAGCCTGGAACGTTTCGACGATGTAGGGGGGTGTGTTATGCTGGCTTCACCAGGTATGCTCCAGACAGGAACTAGTAGGGAGCTTCTGGAGCGGTGGGCCCCGAACGAACGCAATGGTGTGGTCATGACAGGCTACAGTGTTGAGGGCACAATGGCCAAGCAGATCCTGAACGAACCAGAGCAAATCCCTGCGGTCATGTCAAGAGCAACGACGGGATTGGTGAGGCGAGGCATGGCTGccggaaatgaagaagagcagaaggtTATGATTCCCAGAAGATGTACAGTGGATGAGGTCAGTTTCGCAGCCCATGTAGATGGAGTTGAGAACAGAAATTTCATTGAGGAAGTCTCTGCACCTGTTGTG ATCCTTGTGCACGGTGAAAAGCACCAAATGATGCGTCTCAAGTCGAAGCTGCTCAGTCTTAACGCCGAGAAGACCGTCAAAGTCAAGGTCTACACGCCGGGTAATTGCGAAGAAGTTCGCATTCCGTTCAAAAAGGACAAGATCGCAAAGGTAGTGGGTAGATTGGCTCAGATCACGCCTCCTTCGGAGCAAGATGATGGCCAGCTCATGTCCGGCGTCCTTGTCCAGAATGGCTTCAACTTATCATTGATGGCACCCGACGATCTCCGCGAGTATGCTGGTttgaccaccaccgccattaTATGCAAGCAGCATATTACGTTAAGCTCTGCAAGCATGGACCTAATCAAATGGGCTCTTGAAGGTACCTTTGGTGCCATTGAAGAAGTCGGCAAACCACAGCAGGAAGTTGTCAAGAAGGGACAGGAAGATGAATCCGACAAAGCCAACGGAGACAAAGTCAAGGAGGAAGCCGCCGATGAAGAAATCCCCATGGGAGATACGCAAACTTACCTGGTCATGGGTTGCGTGCTCATCCGATACTATCCTCGTACTCGCGAGGTCGAACTTGAATGGGAAGGGAACATGATGAACGACGGAGTTGCTGATGCAGTCATGGCAGTCCTCCTGACTGTTGAGAGCAGCCCTGCGTCAGTGAAAC AATCCGCAAAGCACaagcatcaccatcaccaccaccaccatcaccatcacgaCGATGACCACACCCACCAAATTCCCAATCCCCACTCTAATGTCGGACCAGAAGAGCGTTTCCGACGTCTCCTCATGATGCTCCAAGCCCAATTCGGCTCCGAGATCACAGCCATCGAGCGCCCACGCCTACCCCCCAATAGTATTACCAACGGCACTACTGACAAAGTTGACTCCGACGACAAGTCAACCCccgtgaaggaagaagaggaggaggaagaggaagaggaagatgacctAACAGAGCTAGAAGCAGCCGAGATTTCTCGTCTCCACGCACTAGGCATTCCATTCCCGGGGCTCGAAATCAAGGTCGACAAGCACATCGCCCGGATATGGCTGGAAGATTTGGAAGTGGAGTGCGCCAACCCTGCGCTAAGGGATCGGGTGCGCGTCGTTGTCGAACGAGCCGTGGAAACCGTGGCGAGCATGTGGGCAGAGGGACCTGCGCCTGCTACAGTGGTGGCTGCAAATGGAGAAAGCAAAGATCAGGATGTCTCTACGGGATTGAAGGCGACAGCGATTGAGGCTAAAGCGTGA